One region of Monomorium pharaonis isolate MP-MQ-018 chromosome 11, ASM1337386v2, whole genome shotgun sequence genomic DNA includes:
- the LOC105831134 gene encoding glutamate-gated chloride channel isoform X10: MPDLFFSNEKEGHFHNIIMPNVYIRIFPNGSVLYSIRISLTLSCPMNLKLYPLDRQICSLRMASYGWTTDDLVFLWKEGDPVQVVKNLHLPRFTLEKFLTDYCNSKTNTGEYSCLKVDLMFKREFSYYLIQIYIPCCMLVIVSWVSFWLDQSAVPARVSLGVTTLLTMATQTSGINASLPPVSYTKAIDVWTGVCLTFVFGALLEFALVNYASRSDMHSDNIKKQFAPEMEHSSSIDPSSELLEPDGSANFAMKPLVRHPEDSMSMDKLQQCEIHMQPRKKNCCRSWLSKFPTRSKRIDVISRIFFPIVFALFNLVYWSTYLFREEEGNE; encoded by the exons GAATGGCTCAGTTCTTTATAGCATACG GATATCCTTGACGCTCTCGTGTCCCATGAATTTGAAACTGTATCCCCTGGATCGACAAATTTGCTCACTTCGTATGGCCAGTT ACGGATGGACGACAGACGACTTGGTCTTTCTCTGGAAGGAAGGCGACCCCGTTCAAGTGGTCAAGAATTTACATCTACCCAGGTTCACCCTCGAGAAATTCCTCACGGACTACTGCAATAGCAAGACAAACACCG gAGAGTACAGTTGCTTGAAAGTGGACCTGATGTTCAAGAGGGAATTCAGTTACTATCTCATTCAAATCTACATCCCGTGCTGCATGCTTGTTATCGTGTCCTGGGTGTCTTTCTGGCTGGATCAGAGCGCCGTGCCTGCTCGGGTGTCACTag GCGTTACGACACTGCTGACGATGGCCACGCAGACATCGGGGATAAACGCCTCACTGCCACCGGTATCCTACACAAAGGCTATTGACGTCTGGACGGGGGTGTGCTTGACTTTTGTGTTTGGCGCACTACTCGAATTCGCGCTGGTAAACTACGCGTCGCGTAGCGACATGCACAGCGACAACATAAAGAAGCAGTTTGCACCCGAGATGGAACATTCGTCGTCGATCGACCCATCCTCGGAATTGCTCGAGCCAGATGGATCCGCCAATTTCGCTATG AAGCCTCTGGTCCGGCATCCGGAGGACTCCATGTCGATGGACAAATTGCAGCAGTGCGAAATACACATGCAACCACGGAAAAAAAACTGCTGCAGGTCGTGGCTGTCCAAGTTCCCGACGAGGTCCAAGCGCATCGACGTCATTTCACGGATCTTCTTCCCAATCGTATTCGCTCTCTTCAACCTCGTGTACTGGTCCACGTACCTGTTTCGGGAGGAGGAAGGGAACGAGTAA